One genomic segment of uncultured Desulfobacter sp. includes these proteins:
- the speB gene encoding agmatinase, protein MNPVPGFLASEIDSQKPENSFFHVIPIPMEHSVSYGSGTGKGPDAILHASQQLEAWDGQSFPLQMGIHTTAPVDCSADTGAVLERITGAAGKAISAGALPVGLGGEHSLTLGLLRALKQTGPFGIVQFDAHADLRDAYEDNRFSHACVMRRAVEELDLPLFQIGTRALCHEEHLYRTKAGIGFLDARTVHEGGVPRNPLPGDFPEKIYISFDVDGLDPSVIRATGTPVPGGLGWYQSIQLLERCTKNRTTIGFDVVELSPSPLDHASDFTAAQLVYSIMGIIQRGKSGTF, encoded by the coding sequence ATGAACCCGGTTCCCGGATTTCTCGCGTCAGAGATAGATTCCCAAAAACCTGAGAACAGCTTTTTCCATGTGATTCCCATCCCCATGGAACATTCCGTCTCCTACGGCAGCGGGACGGGTAAAGGCCCCGATGCCATCCTTCATGCCTCCCAACAGCTTGAGGCCTGGGACGGACAGTCTTTTCCCTTGCAGATGGGTATCCATACCACAGCACCGGTTGACTGTTCAGCCGACACCGGAGCCGTACTTGAAAGGATCACGGGTGCAGCTGGAAAAGCGATATCAGCAGGCGCCCTGCCGGTTGGATTAGGGGGCGAACACAGTTTGACCCTCGGCCTGCTCAGGGCCCTGAAACAAACGGGTCCTTTCGGTATAGTACAGTTTGATGCTCATGCCGATCTCAGGGATGCGTATGAGGACAATCGGTTCAGCCATGCCTGTGTCATGCGCCGTGCGGTCGAAGAACTGGATCTCCCGCTGTTCCAGATCGGAACCAGGGCCCTGTGCCATGAGGAGCACCTTTACAGAACAAAGGCCGGGATCGGTTTTCTGGATGCAAGGACTGTCCATGAAGGCGGAGTTCCACGCAACCCGCTGCCCGGGGACTTCCCGGAAAAGATTTATATCAGTTTTGATGTTGACGGCCTGGATCCATCCGTAATCCGGGCGACCGGTACACCGGTCCCCGGCGGACTGGGATGGTACCAGAGCATCCAGTTGCTTGAAAGATGCACGAAAAACCGGACTACCATCGGCTTTGACGTGGTCGAGTTGTCCCCTTCACCACTTGATCATGCGTCTGATTTTACTGCGGCCCAGCTGGTGTATTCAATTATGGGAATTATTCAACGAGGGAAATCCGGAACATTTTAA
- a CDS encoding radical SAM protein, with product MITLNGQSSYVKRIQKDYAGVYKTMNWLSSPGAVETTTKAREELIAAIFGRPGSPSAWEFAGTKPYTHGISPGCALCGQGKWSCLFINNICNAGCFYCPSEQNEKGLPMTSTVTFEKALDYALYVNRFGIEGVGFSGGEPLMTLDRVLDYLNAIEDHACRPIYTWMYTNGILASEDKFKALRDSGLKEVRFDLSADNYNLSGLEKAVGIIPVVTVEIPAVPEDLEITKPLTAVLSSMGVKYLNLHQIRCTQFNRPKLIRRGYTFIHGPGVSVLETELAALELIRHTLDRNIPLPINYCSFTFRNQFQKAAARHRNARLAKKDWEEITPTGFIRAMSITGPPERLGPVLDRFRSQEDGKWEVSTKQDRISFHSMLWPLIDFTGLELKVRYNATALRPAASLRYPFTKIRLNQDKAVVIERDDRHPGIRLKGNEISAFARRFLTPSGAGADPAGLSPEQERAASRFEFFDQGLAPLY from the coding sequence TTGATAACCCTGAATGGACAGTCGTCCTACGTGAAGCGAATACAAAAGGACTATGCCGGTGTGTATAAAACCATGAACTGGCTAAGTTCCCCCGGAGCGGTGGAAACGACGACGAAGGCCAGGGAAGAATTGATTGCAGCTATATTCGGCAGACCCGGTTCCCCTTCAGCATGGGAATTTGCCGGTACCAAGCCATACACACATGGGATTTCGCCCGGATGCGCCCTCTGCGGCCAAGGGAAATGGTCCTGCCTCTTTATCAATAATATCTGCAATGCCGGCTGTTTTTACTGCCCCTCGGAGCAAAACGAAAAGGGATTGCCCATGACCAGCACGGTAACCTTTGAAAAGGCTCTGGACTATGCCCTTTATGTGAACCGCTTCGGCATAGAGGGGGTCGGATTCAGTGGGGGCGAGCCCCTGATGACCCTTGACAGGGTGCTGGACTACCTCAATGCTATTGAAGATCATGCTTGCCGTCCCATCTATACCTGGATGTACACCAACGGCATCCTGGCAAGCGAGGATAAATTCAAAGCGCTTCGGGACAGCGGGCTTAAGGAGGTCCGTTTTGATCTGTCCGCGGACAATTACAACCTTTCCGGCCTGGAAAAAGCCGTGGGAATTATACCGGTTGTCACGGTTGAAATCCCGGCTGTGCCCGAAGATCTTGAAATCACAAAACCCTTGACCGCTGTTTTGAGTTCAATGGGCGTAAAATATCTGAACCTTCACCAAATCCGATGCACCCAATTCAACCGTCCCAAGCTAATTCGGCGAGGATATACCTTCATTCACGGCCCTGGCGTGTCCGTCCTTGAGACCGAACTTGCGGCACTGGAATTGATTCGGCATACCCTGGACCGGAATATTCCCCTGCCGATCAATTATTGTTCCTTTACCTTTCGCAACCAGTTCCAGAAAGCAGCAGCCCGGCACAGGAACGCCAGGCTGGCGAAAAAAGACTGGGAAGAGATCACACCTACAGGTTTTATCCGCGCCATGAGCATTACAGGCCCGCCTGAACGGCTCGGCCCCGTCCTGGACCGGTTCCGGTCCCAGGAAGACGGAAAATGGGAGGTTTCGACCAAGCAAGATCGGATCTCTTTTCATTCAATGCTATGGCCGCTGATAGATTTTACCGGGCTTGAACTCAAGGTCCGGTATAATGCCACAGCCCTCAGACCCGCAGCCTCCCTCCGGTACCCCTTTACCAAGATTCGGCTGAACCAAGACAAGGCTGTGGTCATTGAAAGGGATGACCGGCATCCAGGCATACGACTCAAAGGAAATGAGATTTCGGCCTTTGCCCGGCGGTTTCTCACCCCCTCCGGTGCCGGGGCCGATCCGGCCGGGCTTTCGCCGGAACAGGAGCGGGCCGCTTCCCGGTTTGAATTTTTTGACCAGGGCCTTGCCCCTTTGTATTGA
- the speA gene encoding biosynthetic arginine decarboxylase, translating into MNLTFERWNSAKSAEFYGVNDWGAGYFTVDDRGNLCVMPSPGDTANAVCIPDIVSGLKERGLDMPILLRIENILNSRISDLNDSFLSAISNLDYKGSYIGAYPIKVNQQKQVVERVTQFGAKYHHGLEAGSKAELIAAMAMLKDKKAPLICNGYKDEEFIDLGLYASKLGLFCILVVEMPSEIPLIIERAKALNAKPVLGVRIKLTSQTGGYWSDSGGDRSIFGLNTTQIVEMLDLLKKEEMLDCLQLIHYHLGSQISNIRDIRIAVNEACRVFAEIFKEGADVRYLDLGGGLAVDYDGSQSNYLSSKNYSLNEYCIDIIEGVMTSLDEQKIPHPNIITESGRSLVAYYSMLLFNVLDVTRFRTDQMADTLPEDCHPQIRNIHEAMTTLSVRNIQECFNDALFYRDELRSLFNHGKISLRERSLAERIFWATMTQISKISKEIKNITPEIEMLDRALADIYYCNFSVFQSLPDSWAIEQLFPIMPIHRLDEEPDRNAILADITCDCDGKIDRFIDTHGINRYLPVHDLKENEEYFLGAFLVGAYQETLGDLHNLLGDTNVVTVKITGNGQYEYVYEQEGDTVADMLSYVAYDPKRLMVRFRETAEAAVRKGLVTPSERRIIKQAYEKGMRGYTYFER; encoded by the coding sequence ATGAATCTGACTTTTGAAAGATGGAATTCAGCCAAATCAGCTGAATTCTACGGCGTGAATGATTGGGGCGCAGGCTACTTTACCGTGGATGACCGGGGAAATCTTTGCGTCATGCCGTCTCCGGGAGATACGGCCAATGCAGTCTGCATACCGGATATTGTCTCAGGGCTGAAAGAACGCGGTCTGGACATGCCGATTCTTCTCAGGATTGAAAACATTCTGAATTCAAGAATATCCGACCTGAATGACAGCTTTTTATCCGCTATCTCTAATCTGGACTATAAAGGGTCATACATCGGTGCCTACCCGATCAAAGTGAATCAGCAAAAACAGGTTGTGGAACGGGTCACCCAGTTTGGTGCCAAGTACCATCACGGGCTTGAGGCCGGTTCAAAAGCCGAGCTGATTGCAGCCATGGCCATGCTGAAAGATAAAAAAGCCCCTTTGATCTGTAACGGATATAAGGATGAAGAGTTTATCGATCTTGGACTCTATGCATCCAAACTTGGATTGTTCTGTATCCTGGTCGTGGAAATGCCCAGTGAAATTCCTCTGATTATTGAACGGGCCAAAGCGCTGAATGCAAAGCCGGTTCTGGGGGTCCGGATCAAACTGACATCCCAGACCGGCGGATACTGGTCGGATTCCGGCGGTGACAGGAGTATCTTTGGCCTGAACACCACGCAGATTGTGGAAATGCTTGATCTGCTCAAAAAAGAAGAAATGCTCGACTGCCTTCAGCTGATTCATTACCACCTGGGATCACAGATCTCCAATATCCGGGATATACGTATCGCAGTCAACGAAGCCTGCAGGGTATTTGCAGAAATATTCAAAGAAGGGGCAGATGTTCGTTACCTTGATCTGGGCGGCGGTCTGGCAGTTGATTACGACGGATCGCAGTCCAACTATCTGAGTTCAAAAAATTATTCCTTGAATGAATACTGCATCGATATCATCGAAGGTGTCATGACCTCCCTTGACGAGCAGAAAATACCCCATCCAAATATCATCACGGAATCCGGCCGTTCTCTGGTGGCTTACTATTCCATGCTTTTGTTCAATGTTCTTGACGTCACCCGGTTCAGGACTGACCAGATGGCTGATACCCTGCCGGAGGATTGCCATCCCCAGATTCGCAATATCCATGAAGCCATGACCACTCTGAGTGTCCGGAATATTCAGGAATGCTTCAATGACGCCCTGTTCTATAGGGATGAACTCAGAAGCCTGTTCAACCACGGTAAAATATCCCTTCGGGAAAGATCCCTTGCAGAGCGGATTTTCTGGGCCACCATGACGCAGATCAGCAAAATTTCCAAAGAGATCAAAAATATTACTCCTGAAATTGAAATGCTTGACAGGGCACTTGCCGATATTTATTATTGCAATTTCAGTGTATTTCAGTCTCTGCCGGATTCCTGGGCCATTGAGCAGCTCTTTCCGATTATGCCGATTCACCGGCTGGATGAAGAACCGGACCGCAATGCAATCCTGGCCGATATCACCTGTGACTGTGACGGTAAAATTGACCGCTTCATTGATACGCATGGGATTAACCGGTATCTGCCGGTCCATGACCTGAAGGAAAATGAAGAATATTTTCTCGGTGCTTTCCTGGTCGGTGCCTACCAGGAAACCCTGGGTGACCTTCATAACCTGTTGGGAGACACCAATGTGGTTACAGTAAAAATCACAGGGAACGGACAATATGAATATGTGTACGAGCAGGAAGGGGATACGGTCGCCGACATGCTCTCATATGTAGCATATGACCCCAAACGGCTGATGGTCCGGTTCAGGGAAACCGCAGAAGCCGCAGTCCGCAAGGGCCTTGTTACACCCTCTGAACGCCGGATAATCAAGCAGGCTTACGAGAAAGGCATGCGGGGCTATACTTATTTTGAAAGATAA
- the rsxC gene encoding electron transport complex subunit RsxC — translation MGLLKLKGFPGTGSFPHGVHPPDNKALSANMAVEVMETPRMVTLPLLQHLGVPSKQIVKSGETVSYGQMVGKGEAFVSASLHAPIAGKVKRNAMVTLPNGRRVEAITIQADGEQIPPERIWEEVKFTQWPKDGFSDYAPMDIVNKIQESGIVGLGGAAFPTHVKVMPNDTRVIDTFVVNGCECEPYLTCDYRLMVEAPDVIVTGALLAARAVSAREIVICVEDNKPEAIKRLQDAARQTVVQVVVVKTKYPQGSEKQLVQAVVGLDIPLGGLPADVGVAVSNVQTIATVARSIVKDMPLTHRVITVSGRGICNPKNIFVPIGVSLAEVVDFCGGLTPNAARIISGGPMMGFSFSDLSAPVTKGTSGLTILTHDDVRKADETNCVRCGRCVDACPMNLVPTKLALAARYKNPEVADRYNIRACVECGSCSYVCPAKLNLVQLIREGKVQLNAWERR, via the coding sequence ATGGGTTTATTAAAATTAAAAGGATTTCCGGGAACCGGCAGTTTCCCCCATGGGGTTCACCCACCGGATAATAAAGCGTTGTCCGCTAACATGGCTGTCGAGGTAATGGAAACACCCCGGATGGTGACGCTGCCTCTGCTTCAGCATCTTGGGGTGCCCAGCAAGCAGATTGTGAAGTCCGGTGAAACGGTCAGTTACGGGCAGATGGTTGGTAAGGGAGAGGCCTTTGTTTCCGCGTCACTCCACGCACCAATTGCCGGAAAAGTTAAAAGAAATGCAATGGTGACCCTGCCCAACGGCAGACGTGTTGAAGCCATCACCATCCAGGCGGACGGGGAGCAGATCCCCCCGGAAAGAATCTGGGAAGAGGTGAAATTTACACAATGGCCCAAGGATGGTTTTTCCGATTATGCGCCCATGGACATTGTGAATAAGATTCAGGAATCCGGTATCGTGGGTTTAGGCGGTGCAGCGTTCCCTACCCATGTCAAGGTGATGCCCAATGATACCCGGGTGATTGATACCTTCGTGGTGAACGGGTGTGAGTGCGAGCCGTATCTGACCTGTGATTACCGGCTGATGGTTGAGGCGCCTGATGTTATTGTAACCGGGGCACTTCTGGCGGCCCGGGCTGTCTCAGCCAGGGAAATTGTCATCTGTGTTGAGGACAATAAACCCGAGGCCATAAAACGGCTTCAGGATGCTGCCCGCCAGACCGTGGTGCAGGTTGTCGTGGTGAAAACCAAATATCCCCAGGGCAGTGAAAAGCAGCTTGTACAAGCAGTGGTCGGTCTTGATATCCCGTTAGGTGGCCTGCCGGCTGATGTGGGTGTTGCCGTAAGTAACGTGCAAACCATTGCCACAGTGGCCCGCAGCATTGTCAAGGACATGCCGCTCACCCACAGGGTGATCACTGTTTCCGGGCGTGGTATCTGCAATCCGAAAAATATTTTTGTGCCCATCGGGGTCTCTTTGGCCGAGGTGGTTGACTTCTGCGGCGGTCTGACGCCGAATGCGGCCCGGATCATTTCCGGCGGTCCCATGATGGGATTTTCATTCTCAGATCTGTCTGCCCCTGTAACCAAGGGCACATCAGGGCTGACAATTCTTACCCATGACGATGTCCGCAAGGCAGATGAGACAAATTGTGTGCGCTGCGGGCGCTGTGTGGACGCCTGTCCCATGAACCTTGTGCCCACAAAGCTGGCGTTGGCGGCCCGGTATAAGAATCCCGAGGTTGCCGACCGATACAATATTCGTGCCTGTGTTGAATGCGGGAGCTGTTCCTATGTATGTCCGGCAAAGTTGAACCTGGTCCAGTTGATTCGTGAGGGCAAGGTCCAGCTAAACGCTTGGGAACGCCGCTGA
- a CDS encoding TraR/DksA C4-type zinc finger protein encodes MDTIVAERFKELLNQQLDQLLNQAKVSKSEMAQENTQSIDFLDRASVQTHQAMTLRFRTRESSLIKKVLLALDRIAKGTYGECEICGEPISLKRLEARPVTTKCISCKEAEEREEALAQ; translated from the coding sequence ATGGATACGATTGTGGCGGAACGATTCAAGGAACTGTTAAACCAACAGCTTGACCAACTCTTGAACCAGGCCAAGGTCAGTAAATCGGAAATGGCCCAGGAGAATACCCAGTCCATTGACTTTCTGGACCGGGCATCGGTTCAGACCCATCAGGCCATGACGCTCCGCTTCCGCACCCGGGAGAGCAGTCTTATCAAAAAGGTGCTCCTGGCCCTGGACCGAATTGCAAAAGGTACCTACGGGGAATGTGAAATTTGCGGGGAGCCCATTTCCCTTAAGCGGCTTGAGGCCAGGCCCGTGACCACCAAGTGCATCAGCTGCAAAGAGGCGGAAGAGCGGGAAGAGGCCCTTGCCCAATAG
- a CDS encoding helix-turn-helix domain-containing protein encodes MIKWNGKEYRCPVEVSMAVLSGKWKCLMLWHLNDGPKRYKALERIVPGVSQKMLTQQLKELEKDGLIDRTVYPEIPPKVEYKLTALGESAFPILEMMHSWGINKLGLPESEQE; translated from the coding sequence ATGATTAAATGGAATGGAAAAGAATATCGTTGCCCAGTTGAGGTCAGTATGGCCGTTCTCAGTGGAAAATGGAAATGCCTTATGCTCTGGCACCTGAATGATGGACCTAAACGATATAAGGCTCTTGAAAGAATCGTTCCGGGGGTAAGCCAGAAAATGCTTACCCAGCAATTAAAAGAATTGGAAAAAGACGGCCTAATAGACCGAACCGTTTATCCTGAGATCCCGCCCAAAGTGGAATACAAACTGACAGCACTCGGTGAGAGTGCATTCCCCATTCTTGAGATGATGCATTCATGGGGAATTAACAAATTGGGATTGCCTGAATCAGAGCAAGAATGA
- a CDS encoding lactoylglutathione lyase family protein, which yields MTYPRTFSHIGLSVTDLDKAVEFYTEVLGWYVIMPPTEIEADDSAIGIMCNDVFGEGWGSFRIAHLSTGDKIGVEIFEFKNAEQRENNFEYWKTGVFHFCVQDPDVEALAAKIVANGGKQRMPVREYYPGEKPYRMVYCEDPFGNLIELYSHSYELTYSAGAYQDKL from the coding sequence ATGACATATCCAAGAACTTTTTCACATATTGGCCTGTCCGTTACGGATCTTGATAAAGCCGTAGAATTTTATACTGAAGTATTGGGATGGTACGTCATCATGCCACCCACTGAAATCGAAGCGGATGATTCAGCCATCGGCATCATGTGTAATGACGTGTTTGGTGAAGGCTGGGGAAGCTTTCGCATCGCCCATCTGTCAACCGGTGATAAAATCGGTGTTGAAATTTTTGAATTCAAAAACGCAGAGCAGCGGGAGAACAATTTTGAATATTGGAAGACCGGTGTTTTTCATTTCTGTGTTCAAGACCCGGATGTTGAGGCTCTGGCGGCTAAAATCGTTGCGAATGGCGGGAAACAAAGAATGCCGGTCCGTGAATACTATCCCGGTGAAAAACCCTATAGAATGGTTTATTGTGAAGACCCCTTTGGAAATCTCATTGAGCTATACTCTCATAGCTATGAATTGACATACTCTGCTGGTGCTTATCAAGATAAACTTTAA
- a CDS encoding flavodoxin domain-containing protein, translating into MGTILIVYSSRKNETKGIAELIAEGVRQSGHQVQIKTAKQVETAEDLAGFDAYIFGSPTYHGEMLSSMKQFLFMAEHAQLGGKPGGAFGAYGWDGQANRRIFDTMTYIFKMKMASGPLMIKASWVEDGVDTAQAYGKKIAEMI; encoded by the coding sequence ATGGGAACCATACTGATTGTTTATTCATCCAGAAAAAACGAAACAAAGGGGATAGCAGAATTAATTGCAGAGGGTGTTCGCCAGTCAGGGCACCAGGTGCAGATTAAAACCGCTAAACAGGTAGAAACTGCAGAAGATTTAGCAGGATTCGATGCGTATATATTCGGTTCCCCCACCTATCACGGAGAAATGCTGTCTTCCATGAAACAATTTTTATTCATGGCTGAACACGCACAGCTTGGAGGCAAGCCGGGTGGTGCCTTTGGTGCGTATGGATGGGACGGACAGGCGAATAGAAGAATATTTGACACAATGACCTATATTTTTAAGATGAAAATGGCATCCGGCCCTTTGATGATCAAAGCGTCCTGGGTTGAAGACGGCGTAGACACAGCCCAGGCCTACGGAAAAAAAATTGCAGAAATGATATAG
- a CDS encoding Mut7-C RNAse domain-containing protein, with the protein MLIIEFEKSFEFFLSSKVRHGRVRCPLDRKAGVKDIVESYGVPHTEIGNLVFDRRPVDFSFVCRTGGLLSVGAIQPPFDVCSPSFLRPHPVRAIRFIADVNVMRLGRLMILAGFDVCCSSSYEDAQIADISEQESRIVLTRDTRLLMRKKIIFARRIRSEDPYAQLMETLSFFGLKNAVSFFTRCTRCNTLLQPVTKAAVLPLLEPKTRRYYNEFFQCPRCGQVYWPGSHRDHILEKMRAAGLVTDII; encoded by the coding sequence ATGCTGATCATAGAGTTTGAAAAATCATTTGAATTTTTTCTTTCCAGTAAAGTGAGGCATGGCCGGGTACGCTGTCCCTTGGACCGAAAGGCCGGCGTTAAAGATATTGTGGAATCCTATGGTGTGCCCCACACGGAAATCGGCAACCTGGTGTTTGACCGTCGGCCCGTTGATTTTTCTTTTGTCTGCCGGACCGGCGGCCTACTGTCGGTCGGCGCAATTCAGCCGCCTTTTGATGTGTGCTCACCGTCTTTTTTAAGACCGCATCCAGTACGCGCCATTCGGTTTATTGCTGATGTGAATGTCATGCGTCTGGGGCGCCTGATGATTCTGGCCGGTTTTGATGTTTGCTGTTCCTCCTCTTATGAGGATGCACAAATTGCCGACATCTCCGAGCAGGAAAGCCGTATTGTGCTGACCCGGGATACCCGGCTGCTCATGAGAAAAAAAATTATATTTGCCCGGCGGATACGTTCTGAAGACCCTTATGCACAGCTAATGGAAACCCTGTCTTTTTTCGGTCTTAAGAATGCGGTCTCTTTTTTTACGCGCTGCACCCGGTGCAACACTCTGCTGCAGCCTGTGACCAAGGCAGCCGTGCTGCCGCTTCTTGAGCCCAAGACCCGGCGGTATTACAATGAATTTTTTCAATGCCCCCGGTGCGGTCAGGTGTACTGGCCGGGGTCTCATCGGGATCATATTCTGGAAAAAATGAGGGCCGCCGGTCTGGTAACGGATATAATCTGA
- a CDS encoding saccharopine dehydrogenase family protein — MSTILIIGAGGVGSVVTHKCAQVEKVFSRIVLASRTKSKCDAIAEDVRLRWGRPVESFSVDADNVNETIQLIKNVGPDLVLNVALPYQDLPIMDACLATGVDYLDTANYEPIDEAKFEYKWQWAYQDRFKEKNIMALLGSGFDPGVTNVFCAWAQKHHFDEIHQLDIIDCNAGDHGQAFATNFNPEINIREITQRGRYWERGEWVETDPLSWSMTYDFPEGIGPKKCYLMYHEELESLVLNLKGIKRARFWMTFSDQYLTHLKVLENVGMTRIDPVEYQGQKIVPLQFLKEVLPEPSSLGPLTKGRTCIGCLMKGIKDGREKTLYVFNICSHEDAFNEVGSQAISYTTGVPAMIGAKMMLEGKWHEKGVWNMEQFNPDPFMDDLNQFGLPWKAVEL; from the coding sequence ATGTCAACCATTCTAATCATCGGTGCAGGCGGTGTCGGCAGCGTGGTCACACACAAGTGCGCACAGGTGGAAAAGGTCTTTTCACGGATTGTTCTGGCCAGCCGGACAAAATCAAAATGTGATGCCATTGCAGAAGATGTCAGGCTGCGGTGGGGCAGACCTGTAGAATCCTTTTCAGTGGACGCCGATAATGTGAATGAAACGATTCAGTTGATTAAAAATGTTGGTCCGGACCTCGTATTGAATGTTGCGCTGCCTTACCAGGATCTACCGATCATGGACGCCTGCCTGGCAACCGGCGTGGATTACTTGGACACAGCCAACTACGAGCCCATTGACGAGGCCAAATTTGAATATAAATGGCAGTGGGCATATCAGGACCGGTTTAAAGAAAAAAATATCATGGCCCTGCTGGGTTCCGGTTTTGATCCCGGTGTCACGAACGTATTCTGTGCCTGGGCCCAGAAACACCATTTTGATGAAATTCATCAGCTGGATATCATTGACTGTAATGCAGGTGATCACGGCCAGGCTTTTGCCACCAATTTCAATCCTGAAATCAATATCCGGGAGATTACCCAGCGGGGGCGGTACTGGGAGCGCGGCGAATGGGTGGAAACCGATCCGCTGTCCTGGTCAATGACCTATGATTTTCCCGAAGGCATCGGTCCGAAAAAGTGCTATCTGATGTATCATGAGGAACTGGAATCATTGGTCCTGAACCTTAAAGGCATTAAGCGTGCCCGATTCTGGATGACCTTTTCCGACCAATATCTCACCCATCTTAAAGTGCTTGAAAATGTAGGCATGACACGTATCGATCCAGTGGAATACCAGGGACAAAAGATTGTTCCGCTTCAATTTCTCAAGGAGGTTCTACCCGAGCCGTCCTCACTGGGACCGCTGACCAAGGGAAGAACCTGCATCGGATGCCTGATGAAAGGGATCAAGGACGGCAGGGAAAAAACGCTTTACGTTTTCAATATCTGCAGTCATGAGGATGCCTTTAACGAAGTGGGATCCCAGGCGATCTCCTATACCACCGGCGTACCCGCAATGATCGGGGCAAAAATGATGCTGGAAGGCAAATGGCATGAGAAAGGCGTCTGGAACATGGAGCAGTTTAATCCGGATCCCTTTATGGATGATCTGAATCAATTCGGCCTGCCTTGGAAAGCAGTAGAACTTTGA
- the nspC gene encoding carboxynorspermidine decarboxylase: MTGQPEYRFDPDTLSTPCFVVDEKLLDANLKILKEVKDRTGCKILLALKCFAMPRVIPRIARVLDGVCASSPHEARLGREAFKKEVHTFGAAYSRDDILDLCRTTDHLVFNSFNQYTRFASLVKETVAALGRSIEFGLRINPEHSEGAVPIYDPCAPGSRLGIKRKDFRPDLLDGITGLHWHNLCEQDADCLERTVRAAEAGFGDFFKKMKYVNFGGGHHITRRGYNLDLLVETILTFQDRWDVQVYLEPGEAVALNAGFLVAQVLDILPGDMDIVIMDASVPAHMPDVIEMPYRPDIAGSGPAGEKAYTCQIGGPSCLAGDVAGEYSFDTPLKVGDRLVFKDMAIYSMVKTNTFNGICLPDINLCREADGRIETVRTFGYSDFYNRL, translated from the coding sequence ATGACCGGACAACCCGAATACCGGTTTGATCCGGATACCTTGTCCACGCCCTGTTTTGTAGTGGATGAGAAGCTGTTGGACGCAAACCTGAAGATTCTAAAAGAGGTGAAAGACCGGACCGGGTGCAAAATCCTCCTGGCGTTGAAGTGTTTTGCCATGCCCCGGGTTATTCCCCGGATTGCCAGGGTGCTCGACGGGGTATGCGCCTCATCACCCCATGAGGCCCGGCTTGGCAGAGAAGCGTTTAAAAAAGAGGTGCACACCTTTGGTGCGGCCTATTCCAGGGACGATATTCTGGATCTTTGCCGGACCACGGATCACCTGGTATTCAATTCCTTTAACCAGTACACCCGGTTTGCTTCCCTGGTAAAAGAAACTGTTGCCGCCCTGGGAAGGTCCATCGAATTCGGCCTCAGGATCAATCCGGAACACTCTGAAGGGGCTGTGCCGATCTACGATCCCTGCGCGCCGGGTTCCCGGCTGGGAATTAAAAGGAAGGATTTCAGACCGGATCTGCTGGACGGCATTACAGGTCTTCACTGGCACAATCTGTGCGAACAGGACGCAGACTGCCTTGAACGAACCGTCCGTGCTGCCGAAGCCGGATTCGGCGATTTTTTTAAGAAAATGAAATATGTGAATTTCGGCGGCGGCCACCACATCACGCGCCGGGGATACAATCTTGATCTCCTGGTCGAAACAATCCTGACGTTCCAGGACCGCTGGGATGTCCAGGTGTACCTTGAGCCGGGAGAAGCCGTTGCACTGAATGCCGGTTTTCTGGTTGCCCAGGTGCTGGATATCCTGCCGGGTGACATGGATATTGTGATTATGGACGCGTCCGTACCGGCCCACATGCCTGATGTGATTGAAATGCCTTACAGACCCGATATTGCCGGGTCCGGCCCGGCAGGCGAAAAGGCCTATACCTGCCAGATAGGCGGGCCGTCCTGTCTGGCCGGGGATGTGGCTGGAGAATACTCGTTTGACACTCCCCTTAAAGTGGGGGACCGTCTGGTGTTCAAGGATATGGCCATCTATTCCATGGTCAAAACCAATACCTTCAACGGTATCTGTCTACCGGACATTAACCTGTGCCGTGAAGCGGACGGCCGGATTGAAACGGTCCGGACCTTCGGCTATTCTGATTTTTACAACCGTTTGTGA